A genomic window from Methanovulcanius yangii includes:
- a CDS encoding methanogenesis marker 16 metalloprotein — protein MKTREELQARLARGEAEVWTAMEFKTRIREGDVPGVDEVDVVTCATFGVMSGTAAVMCVPVTKPGVFERAEAVTMEGVPCYPGPCPNERLGLVDLMVYGTAKASPRYGGGHLLRDLADGKEVEVIVESGGKTYEHMTHIDEIPFARVITTRSAFKNYAAFVNRGREAIDTIFSVTPLAGETSQATVSGCGEINPLANDPYLTHIRPGTPLMLNGSAGYVMGEGTRSSPEKPNIAAFADLAGMVSEFMGGFVTSAGPECLTSVAVPLPVLDDADIARLSILDEGCLLPVSDIETRTPLAETTYADIWQGTETAVTVRPEQCLFCGTCTAAEACPTRAIMMGGGIMHARCVACGTCVSACPNGVYSMEMGTVPVEGGRVPVALRQSDRNRAERICAYLKEEILAGVFTP, from the coding sequence ATGAAAACCCGGGAAGAGCTGCAGGCCCGCCTCGCACGGGGCGAGGCGGAGGTCTGGACCGCGATGGAATTCAAAACCCGCATTCGTGAGGGGGATGTCCCGGGGGTGGATGAGGTTGATGTCGTCACCTGTGCAACCTTCGGGGTGATGTCCGGGACGGCGGCGGTGATGTGCGTGCCGGTCACGAAACCCGGCGTCTTCGAGCGGGCGGAGGCCGTCACCATGGAAGGGGTGCCCTGTTATCCGGGTCCCTGTCCCAACGAGCGCCTCGGCCTCGTCGACCTTATGGTCTACGGGACCGCGAAGGCGTCGCCGCGGTATGGCGGGGGGCATCTCCTGCGGGATCTTGCCGACGGCAAGGAAGTGGAGGTGATCGTCGAGTCCGGCGGGAAGACCTACGAGCATATGACCCATATCGATGAGATCCCCTTTGCCCGGGTGATCACCACCCGGAGTGCCTTCAAAAACTATGCGGCATTCGTGAACCGCGGGCGTGAGGCCATCGATACGATATTTTCCGTAACCCCACTCGCCGGCGAAACCTCGCAGGCCACCGTCTCCGGGTGCGGGGAGATAAATCCCCTTGCAAACGATCCATATCTGACGCACATCCGACCCGGCACACCGCTGATGCTCAACGGCTCTGCGGGATATGTGATGGGCGAGGGGACACGCTCAAGTCCGGAAAAACCGAATATTGCGGCATTTGCCGATCTTGCCGGGATGGTCAGCGAGTTCATGGGTGGGTTTGTGACCTCCGCAGGCCCCGAATGCCTCACCTCGGTAGCCGTGCCGCTGCCCGTCCTTGACGATGCGGACATTGCCCGGCTCTCAATCCTCGACGAAGGATGCCTCCTGCCGGTGAGCGACATTGAAACCCGGACCCCCCTTGCGGAGACGACGTACGCCGATATCTGGCAGGGGACCGAGACGGCGGTGACGGTGCGTCCGGAACAGTGCCTCTTCTGTGGAACCTGCACCGCCGCGGAGGCATGTCCGACCCGGGCGATCATGATGGGAGGCGGTATCATGCATGCCCGGTGCGTCGCCTGCGGGACCTGTGTTTCCGCCTGTCCGAACGGCGTTTATTCGATGGAGATGGGGACGGTCCCTGTGGAGGGCGGCCGCGTGCCGGTGGCGCTTCGCCAGTCCGACCGGAACCGTGCAGAACGCATCTGTGCGTACCTGAAGGAGGAGATCCTTGCCGGGGTGTTTACACCATGA
- a CDS encoding sodium-dependent transporter codes for MAVRTEHWSSSKLFILAAIGSAIGFGNIWRFPYVAYENGGGAFLIPYFIALFIAGIPLMLLELGMGSKSKAGPPQAFRDLIGKNKEWIGWLASIAALLIVLYYAVIIGWAVDYAFFSVNLDFAGNPEAFFFNDFLQITDGPFTFGAINWIIVFGLGIVWLWIYFSLFKGVRSVEKMVLVTVTVPWILIILFVANGFTLPGAMDGVAYYLTPDFGKLLDPDVWIAAFGQIFYTLSLAMGIMIAYASYLPEKVDITKSGIIICLANCFTSVFAGLAVFTTLGFLAFESGVPVSEVVTSGIGLAFIVYPAAISLFPVLPQVMGVLFFLMLVTLGVDSAFSLTEAVSTPIFDERPHLKRSTIIAILSVIFFVIGIFFATGAGLYWLDIIDHYINTFLLLIVGILEVLAVGYILGPVNLRDYLNRFSEWALKGWYDIILKVVIPLVLGILLVLNVYSEITSAYGGYDFTALAIGFVIVVILAPIAAVVLAKVMQGRRAEEE; via the coding sequence ATGGCAGTACGAACTGAACACTGGAGTTCATCAAAACTCTTCATACTTGCAGCCATCGGGTCTGCAATCGGATTCGGAAACATCTGGAGGTTTCCGTATGTCGCATATGAAAACGGCGGCGGGGCATTTCTTATCCCATATTTTATCGCTCTCTTTATCGCCGGTATTCCCCTGATGCTCCTCGAACTGGGTATGGGCAGCAAATCAAAGGCAGGGCCGCCGCAGGCGTTCAGGGATCTGATAGGGAAGAACAAGGAATGGATCGGCTGGCTCGCCTCGATTGCGGCGTTGCTCATCGTCCTTTACTACGCCGTCATCATCGGATGGGCGGTGGACTACGCCTTCTTCTCGGTAAACCTTGACTTCGCAGGGAACCCCGAGGCATTCTTCTTCAATGACTTCCTGCAGATCACCGACGGTCCCTTCACCTTCGGGGCCATCAACTGGATCATCGTCTTCGGGCTGGGTATCGTCTGGCTCTGGATCTATTTCAGTCTCTTCAAGGGCGTTCGTTCTGTCGAGAAGATGGTTCTCGTGACCGTTACCGTCCCGTGGATCCTGATCATCCTCTTCGTCGCAAACGGGTTCACCCTGCCGGGTGCGATGGACGGCGTCGCCTATTATCTGACACCGGACTTTGGAAAACTCCTGGACCCGGACGTCTGGATCGCGGCATTCGGGCAGATCTTCTACACCCTCTCGCTTGCGATGGGTATCATGATTGCTTATGCATCGTATCTCCCCGAGAAGGTGGACATCACCAAGTCAGGCATCATCATCTGTCTTGCCAACTGTTTCACCTCGGTCTTTGCGGGCCTTGCGGTCTTTACCACGCTGGGCTTTCTTGCCTTTGAGAGCGGCGTCCCGGTCTCCGAGGTCGTCACCTCCGGTATCGGGCTGGCATTCATCGTCTATCCGGCGGCAATCTCGCTCTTCCCGGTTCTTCCACAGGTGATGGGCGTCCTCTTCTTCCTGATGCTCGTCACCCTCGGCGTCGACTCGGCCTTCTCGCTTACCGAGGCCGTATCCACCCCGATCTTCGACGAACGCCCCCACCTGAAACGCAGTACGATCATCGCCATTCTCTCCGTGATCTTCTTTGTCATCGGGATCTTCTTTGCGACCGGTGCCGGCCTCTACTGGCTCGATATCATCGACCACTACATCAACACCTTCCTCCTTCTCATCGTGGGTATCCTGGAAGTGCTTGCGGTCGGGTATATCCTCGGTCCGGTAAACCTTCGGGACTACCTCAACCGGTTTTCGGAGTGGGCCCTGAAGGGATGGTATGATATCATCCTGAAGGTGGTCATTCCCCTCGTTCTCGGCATCCTGCTCGTGCTCAACGTCTATTCCGAGATAACCAGCGCCTATGGCGGCTACGACTTTACAGCCCTGGCCATAGGTTTCGTGATCGTCGTCATCCTCGCTCCCATCGCCGCTGTTGTCCTTGCCAAGGTAATGCAGGGGCGTCGTGCCGAAGAAGAATGA
- the comE gene encoding sulfopyruvate decarboxylase subunit beta has translation MHEEALIAAVRRAGAEVMATLPCDRTKDLCTLIPRHFREISLLREEDGVGLCAGLALAGRRPVMHIQSSGLGNMLNAILTLPSLYRLPLPVLASWRGVWREKIEAQVPFNSRLPAILAAAGIACTEIHTPDDIALAGEVVADAYEAGRPHVALISPAVWEGGPCETEAAAFPRREREIVCKLHRIIRPPGMRRYDAIAAVAPHLGDALAVANLGVPSKELYAIRDRPENFYMLGSYTQATPIGFGCALGQDRDVVVFDGDGSLLGTAILPVIAAEAPANLTIIALDNGAFGSTGSQMTHAWRGADLELIARGAGFTSTTKVQTADELVAAYTAEEKGPRFIHVVIAPGNADVPNIPLSALEIRERFCGN, from the coding sequence ATGCATGAAGAAGCGCTGATTGCCGCGGTTCGGCGGGCGGGTGCGGAGGTGATGGCGACCCTCCCCTGCGACCGGACAAAGGATCTCTGCACCCTCATCCCGCGCCATTTCCGGGAGATCTCCCTCCTCCGGGAGGAGGACGGCGTAGGCCTCTGTGCCGGCCTTGCCCTAGCGGGCAGGCGCCCCGTGATGCACATCCAGTCCTCGGGGCTCGGGAACATGCTCAATGCCATCCTCACCCTTCCCTCCCTCTACCGGCTCCCGCTCCCTGTGCTTGCGTCCTGGCGCGGCGTCTGGCGGGAGAAGATCGAGGCGCAGGTTCCGTTCAACAGCCGTCTTCCCGCCATCCTCGCGGCAGCGGGGATCGCCTGCACCGAGATTCACACACCCGACGACATCGCGCTTGCGGGGGAGGTTGTCGCCGACGCCTATGAAGCGGGGCGGCCGCATGTGGCCCTCATATCCCCCGCGGTCTGGGAGGGTGGGCCGTGTGAGACGGAGGCGGCGGCCTTTCCCCGGCGGGAACGTGAGATCGTCTGCAAGCTGCACCGGATCATCCGCCCGCCCGGCATGCGGCGGTACGATGCCATCGCCGCCGTCGCCCCCCATCTCGGGGATGCCCTCGCGGTGGCAAACCTCGGCGTCCCCTCCAAGGAGCTCTATGCCATCCGCGACCGCCCGGAGAACTTCTACATGCTCGGCAGCTATACGCAGGCGACGCCCATCGGCTTTGGCTGCGCCCTCGGGCAGGACCGTGACGTGGTCGTCTTCGACGGGGACGGCAGCCTCCTCGGGACGGCAATTCTCCCCGTCATAGCGGCGGAGGCCCCGGCAAACCTGACGATCATCGCTCTCGACAATGGCGCCTTCGGGTCCACGGGAAGCCAGATGACGCATGCATGGAGGGGTGCGGATCTCGAACTGATCGCACGCGGTGCCGGGTTCACCTCCACTACAAAGGTGCAGACGGCGGACGAGCTGGTGGCGGCGTATACGGCAGAGGAGAAAGGCCCGCGGTTCATTCATGTCGTCATCGCGCCGGGCAATGCGGATGTCCCGAATATCCCGCTCTCCGCGCTCGAAATACGGGAACGCTTCTGTGGGAACTGA
- a CDS encoding cysteate synthase, whose amino-acid sequence MNQKYLLRCPSCGMYIPDRYTNTCPAGCPGLIRAEYAARCITPHLFPGIFRYADWLPVVGTLPTHAGPLTYRSEGLAREAGLANLWICFNGYWPEKRALIRTCSFKELEAWPTMLRLQEKGAGIMQVSSAGNTGRAFAEVSAQCSYPLVLSVPVRGLDRIWTTRPAEQVFLVAVEGDYTDAITFGNALCTLPGLVPEGGAKNPARRDGMGTVLLDGTLTCGRLPDWYVQAVGSGTGGIAAWEMAERLRGDGRWGERLPRLLLSQNIPFTPMADAWRDGRRDLTPADFEDAKLRIAEVWADVLTNRKPPYGIPGGLREALLATNGVMDAVTNAEAHAAARLFEEAEGCDLDPAAAVATASLLRSAEEGIIGPDETVLLNITGGGYQRVKEDYTLRRVRPACTVAAGAGAASVEEQMVEWVKDHA is encoded by the coding sequence ATGAACCAGAAGTACCTCCTCCGCTGCCCCTCCTGCGGGATGTATATCCCCGACCGGTACACAAACACCTGCCCGGCCGGCTGCCCCGGCCTTATCCGGGCGGAGTACGCCGCCCGGTGCATCACCCCCCACCTTTTCCCGGGGATCTTTCGGTATGCCGACTGGCTGCCGGTGGTAGGTACGCTCCCCACCCATGCGGGGCCGCTCACCTACCGGTCGGAGGGCCTTGCCCGCGAGGCGGGCCTCGCAAATCTCTGGATCTGCTTCAACGGGTACTGGCCGGAGAAGAGGGCCCTGATTCGCACCTGTTCATTCAAGGAGCTCGAGGCATGGCCGACGATGCTGCGCCTGCAGGAGAAGGGTGCCGGCATCATGCAGGTCTCCTCGGCGGGGAACACGGGGCGGGCCTTCGCCGAGGTTTCGGCGCAGTGCAGCTATCCGCTCGTTCTCTCGGTGCCGGTCCGGGGGCTCGACCGTATCTGGACGACGCGCCCCGCGGAGCAGGTCTTCCTCGTCGCGGTGGAAGGGGATTATACCGATGCCATCACCTTCGGCAACGCGCTCTGCACCCTCCCCGGCCTTGTGCCGGAAGGCGGAGCAAAAAATCCCGCCCGGCGTGACGGCATGGGAACCGTCCTCCTCGACGGGACGCTCACCTGCGGGCGGCTTCCCGACTGGTATGTGCAGGCCGTCGGGAGCGGCACCGGGGGCATCGCCGCCTGGGAGATGGCCGAACGCCTCCGCGGGGACGGACGCTGGGGAGAGAGGCTTCCCCGGCTTCTCCTCTCGCAGAATATTCCCTTCACCCCGATGGCGGACGCCTGGCGGGACGGCAGGCGGGACCTGACCCCCGCGGATTTCGAAGACGCAAAGTTGCGTATCGCGGAGGTCTGGGCCGATGTGCTGACGAACCGGAAACCCCCCTACGGTATCCCGGGGGGGCTTCGAGAGGCGCTTCTTGCAACGAACGGCGTCATGGATGCCGTCACCAACGCGGAGGCGCACGCGGCGGCCCGCCTCTTTGAGGAGGCTGAGGGGTGTGACCTCGACCCCGCGGCGGCCGTTGCGACCGCCTCGCTCCTGCGCAGCGCCGAAGAGGGAATAATCGGGCCGGATGAGACGGTCCTCCTCAACATCACCGGCGGGGGGTATCAACGGGTAAAGGAGGACTACACCCTCCGGAGGGTCCGGCCTGCCTGCACGGTGGCCGCCGGTGCCGGAGCGGCGTCAGTGGAGGAACAGATGGTGGAGTGGGTGAAGGATCATGCATGA
- a CDS encoding ATP-NAD kinase family protein has translation MKIGFLVNPVAGMGGAVGLKGTDGQYDRAVALGARPVAPAKARAFCAALGAVPHTFCTAAGEMGEDTLRSAGYDCETVYRPAGEPTMPADTIAACTACIAAGAGLILFCGGDGTARDIFSVCGHDIPLLGIPAGVKMYSGVFATTPAAAAQIIRRLGETSCTDAEVLDVDEEAYRHNTLATTVYGIAATPALPDLRQAAKWASDGSSDTRNQEEIARFIVEIMRPGTLYFLGAGSTTAAVTALLGLEGTLLGVDAVCDGRLVGRDLNEAGILTLLETNPVAKIVVSPIGAQGFVLGRGNQQFSPAVIHRAGVENLIVIATPAKLSRTPSLYIDTGDPDLNAAFGTSVAVISGYAMAQRIPLKI, from the coding sequence ATGAAGATAGGCTTTCTGGTCAACCCCGTAGCGGGAATGGGCGGGGCCGTCGGCCTGAAGGGGACCGACGGGCAGTATGACAGGGCGGTCGCGCTCGGGGCACGGCCGGTCGCCCCTGCAAAGGCACGGGCGTTCTGCGCCGCCCTGGGCGCGGTCCCGCATACCTTCTGCACCGCGGCAGGGGAGATGGGGGAGGACACTCTCCGCTCGGCGGGGTATGACTGCGAGACGGTCTATCGTCCGGCGGGCGAGCCGACGATGCCGGCTGACACCATCGCCGCCTGTACGGCCTGCATCGCCGCAGGGGCCGGGCTCATACTCTTCTGCGGCGGGGACGGAACCGCCCGCGATATCTTCTCCGTCTGCGGCCATGACATTCCCCTGCTGGGAATTCCCGCCGGAGTTAAGATGTACTCCGGCGTCTTTGCCACCACGCCTGCCGCCGCTGCGCAGATCATCCGGCGCCTCGGGGAGACGTCCTGCACCGACGCCGAGGTGCTGGACGTCGATGAGGAGGCATACCGCCACAATACCCTTGCAACGACGGTGTACGGTATCGCGGCGACACCGGCGCTTCCCGACCTGCGGCAGGCCGCGAAATGGGCCTCCGATGGTTCTTCGGATACACGAAATCAGGAGGAGATCGCCCGGTTCATCGTGGAGATCATGCGGCCCGGTACCCTGTATTTTCTTGGTGCGGGGTCGACGACCGCCGCGGTCACGGCCCTCCTCGGCCTCGAAGGGACACTTCTGGGCGTTGATGCGGTCTGTGACGGAAGGCTGGTGGGGCGGGACCTGAACGAGGCGGGAATCCTTACCCTGCTTGAGACCAACCCTGTGGCAAAGATCGTGGTCTCCCCCATCGGGGCCCAGGGGTTCGTCCTCGGGCGGGGCAATCAGCAGTTCTCCCCCGCAGTGATCCATCGGGCGGGAGTGGAAAACCTGATTGTGATAGCAACCCCCGCAAAACTCTCGCGAACCCCGTCTCTGTATATCGACACCGGAGATCCCGACCTGAACGCGGCGTTCGGGACTTCCGTTGCAGTGATCAGCGGCTATGCAATGGCACAGCGCATCCCCCTGAAAATCTGA
- a CDS encoding ABC transporter ATP-binding protein produces MIRADRLAAGYGAEEIIRDISLDAAEGEFIGIIGPNGSGKTTLIKAMSRVLAARSGSIMIEGQLLEEFGSKELARTLGVVPQETAVNFSYTVRDIVMMGRFPHQTRFSREGPEDYRVMEEAMALTGIAHLADRPVTEISGGERQRVIIARALAQQPRFLLLDEATAHLDINHQVEILSIIRGLGGGVTKIGVFHDLNLASAYCDRIILMAGGEVRAVGTPAAVLTRENLRNHYGIDALIQTHPVTGRPMVLPLEGADRSSSPGSDISAAPRRRIHLVCGGGSGGGLMYRFIGAGCEVTTGILCDGDSDVATAAALGIDVLCIPPFSPIGPAETAALREMVARADVAVVTAMPVGPGNIANFEVLCDQETTPVVMYMPEGGEFTDYTDGRLDDVLRCIEEKGAVRVALPERILSSL; encoded by the coding sequence ATGATACGGGCCGACCGTCTTGCTGCGGGCTACGGGGCCGAGGAGATCATCCGCGACATCTCCCTCGATGCCGCAGAGGGGGAGTTCATCGGGATCATCGGACCCAACGGTTCAGGGAAGACGACGCTCATCAAGGCGATGAGCAGGGTGCTTGCCGCACGGAGCGGGTCGATCATGATCGAAGGGCAGCTCCTGGAGGAATTCGGATCAAAGGAGCTCGCCCGGACGCTCGGGGTCGTCCCGCAGGAGACGGCGGTGAACTTCTCCTACACGGTCAGAGACATCGTGATGATGGGCAGGTTCCCCCACCAGACCCGGTTCTCCCGGGAGGGGCCGGAGGACTACCGTGTGATGGAGGAGGCGATGGCGCTCACCGGCATCGCCCATCTGGCCGACCGTCCGGTCACGGAGATCTCCGGGGGCGAGCGCCAGCGGGTGATCATCGCACGTGCACTCGCCCAGCAGCCCCGTTTCCTTCTTCTCGACGAGGCGACGGCTCATCTCGACATCAATCACCAGGTGGAGATTCTCTCGATCATCCGCGGACTGGGGGGAGGGGTGACGAAGATAGGGGTCTTCCATGACCTGAACCTCGCCTCCGCCTACTGCGACCGGATCATCCTCATGGCGGGCGGCGAAGTCCGGGCCGTCGGCACCCCCGCGGCGGTCCTCACCCGGGAGAACCTGCGAAACCACTACGGTATCGACGCCCTCATCCAGACCCACCCGGTGACCGGCCGCCCGATGGTCCTCCCGCTCGAGGGAGCGGACCGGTCTTCCTCCCCGGGTTCCGATATCTCCGCGGCACCACGACGACGGATTCATCTGGTCTGCGGCGGCGGTTCGGGGGGAGGGCTCATGTACCGGTTCATCGGCGCGGGGTGCGAGGTGACGACCGGCATCCTCTGCGACGGCGACTCGGATGTCGCCACGGCTGCCGCCCTCGGCATCGACGTGCTCTGCATTCCCCCCTTCTCGCCGATAGGACCTGCCGAGACGGCCGCGCTCAGGGAGATGGTGGCGAGGGCCGATGTGGCGGTCGTCACCGCGATGCCGGTCGGGCCCGGAAATATCGCCAATTTTGAGGTGCTCTGCGATCAGGAGACGACCCCGGTGGTGATGTACATGCCGGAGGGCGGGGAGTTCACCGATTATACCGACGGGAGACTCGACGACGTCCTCAGGTGCATTGAAGAGAAGGGAGCGGTGCGGGTTGCACTGCCTGAGCGGATCCTCTCTTCATTGTGA
- a CDS encoding TrpB-like pyridoxal phosphate-dependent enzyme: protein MRTKILLDENDLPRKWYNIQADLPRPLDPAYNPQTGQPIGPEDLAPIFAKELIRQEVSTDRYITIPDEVRDILTLWRPSPLYRAHRLEAALGTPAKIYYKYEGVSPPGSHKPNTAIAQAYYNMKDGIERIATETGAGQWGSSLAFATQLFGLDCTVYMVRGSYDQKPYRKMMMQCWGAECIPSPSPLTNAGRAILEKDPETSGSLGIAISEAVEDAAGKSTTNYSLGSVLNHVCLHQSVIGLETKEQLAMDEAEADIVIGCAGGGSNFAGLAFPFVKDKLDGKSPDLEIIATEPTACPTLTKGLYAYDYGDVAGYTPIMRMFTLGHGFIPPSIHAGGLRYHGMAPLVSLLHQEGVIGSRAYHQNEVFEAAVRFARTEGIIVAPEAAHAVRTVIDCANECTKTGEEKTIVFNCSGHGHFDLTSYEAYFAGALPDYEYPADLIAESLKDLPRV, encoded by the coding sequence ATGAGAACGAAGATCCTCCTCGACGAGAATGATCTGCCGCGGAAGTGGTATAACATCCAGGCAGACCTTCCACGGCCACTGGATCCTGCCTACAACCCGCAGACCGGACAGCCGATCGGGCCGGAGGACCTCGCTCCGATCTTTGCAAAGGAACTGATCAGACAGGAGGTCTCCACCGATCGCTACATCACCATTCCTGACGAGGTACGGGACATCCTGACGCTCTGGAGGCCCTCCCCCCTGTACCGGGCGCACCGCCTCGAGGCGGCGCTCGGGACACCGGCGAAGATCTACTACAAGTACGAGGGGGTCTCACCGCCCGGCTCGCACAAGCCGAATACCGCGATCGCCCAGGCTTACTACAACATGAAGGACGGCATCGAGCGTATCGCGACCGAGACGGGTGCGGGGCAGTGGGGTTCCTCCCTGGCGTTTGCGACCCAGCTCTTCGGGCTGGACTGCACCGTCTACATGGTCCGGGGCTCGTACGACCAGAAGCCGTACCGCAAGATGATGATGCAGTGCTGGGGCGCCGAGTGCATCCCGTCGCCCTCGCCCCTGACGAACGCGGGAAGGGCAATCCTTGAAAAGGACCCGGAGACCTCGGGCTCCCTGGGAATTGCGATATCAGAAGCGGTTGAGGACGCCGCCGGCAAATCCACCACCAACTACTCTCTCGGCTCGGTCCTCAACCACGTCTGTCTTCACCAGTCCGTCATCGGTCTCGAGACAAAGGAGCAGCTTGCCATGGATGAAGCAGAGGCGGACATTGTCATCGGCTGTGCCGGCGGAGGATCGAACTTCGCCGGCCTTGCCTTCCCGTTCGTGAAGGACAAGCTCGACGGCAAATCTCCCGACCTCGAGATCATCGCCACCGAACCCACCGCATGTCCGACACTGACGAAGGGGCTCTACGCGTATGATTACGGGGACGTTGCGGGGTACACGCCCATCATGCGGATGTTCACCCTCGGCCACGGGTTCATTCCGCCTTCGATTCACGCAGGCGGCCTGCGCTACCACGGCATGGCTCCGCTCGTCTCGCTCCTGCACCAGGAAGGGGTCATCGGGTCACGGGCCTACCACCAGAACGAGGTCTTCGAGGCGGCCGTCCGGTTCGCCCGGACGGAGGGCATCATCGTCGCCCCGGAGGCGGCACATGCGGTCAGGACGGTCATCGACTGCGCAAACGAGTGCACGAAGACCGGCGAGGAGAAGACGATCGTCTTCAACTGCTCCGGCCACGGTCACTTCGACCTGACCTCGTATGAGGCCTACTTTGCAGGCGCACTCCCTGACTATGAGTATCCCGCAGACCTTATTGCCGAGTCGCTCAAAGACCTCCCCAGGGTCTGA
- a CDS encoding FecCD family ABC transporter permease has product MLSGTGRRTGVVALVLVCAALLSLVLALSIGPTTIPVSSFLPSDVFGAVSALLSGGDAAPFFPDETAGLIVYSVRLPRVLAAFLVGAGLAAAGTAMQGLFRNSMADPYIIGTSSGAALGAAVAIVFLGGLFLPVFAFVGATAATFLVYALATRNGRAPVETLLLTGVALSMFFSAILSFLMYSAGKSLHQIIYWMMGGFWTVGWGDISLAVVIVAGGIILIAYAKDLNILSLGEEDAVHLGVNVESFKRILLFVSSFITGIAVAIAGSIGFIGLITPHVMRLIVGPDHRILFPTAMVAGGIFLLWADTVTRTFMGDMPVGVITAFVGAPFFIFLLRGRSRV; this is encoded by the coding sequence ATGCTTTCCGGAACGGGGAGGAGAACCGGTGTTGTCGCGCTGGTGCTCGTCTGTGCAGCCCTTCTGTCTCTGGTCCTTGCGCTTAGCATCGGCCCGACGACGATCCCCGTCTCCTCCTTCCTTCCTTCGGATGTTTTCGGGGCCGTTTCGGCACTCCTCTCCGGCGGGGATGCGGCCCCCTTCTTTCCGGATGAAACCGCCGGACTTATCGTCTACTCCGTCCGTCTTCCCCGCGTCCTTGCCGCGTTTCTTGTCGGGGCCGGTCTTGCAGCCGCCGGAACAGCGATGCAGGGACTCTTCAGAAACTCGATGGCCGACCCGTATATCATCGGCACTTCCTCGGGGGCCGCTCTGGGAGCGGCGGTTGCGATTGTGTTCCTTGGCGGGTTGTTTCTCCCCGTATTTGCCTTTGTGGGTGCGACCGCGGCGACATTCCTCGTCTACGCCCTTGCGACGAGAAACGGACGGGCGCCGGTGGAGACGCTTCTTCTCACCGGGGTGGCCCTCTCCATGTTCTTCTCCGCCATCCTCTCCTTTCTCATGTACTCGGCGGGAAAGAGCCTCCACCAGATCATCTACTGGATGATGGGAGGGTTCTGGACCGTAGGGTGGGGGGATATCTCCCTTGCCGTGGTGATTGTGGCGGGGGGGATCATCCTCATCGCGTACGCAAAGGACCTCAATATACTCTCCCTCGGCGAGGAGGACGCCGTCCACCTCGGGGTGAATGTTGAGTCGTTCAAACGCATCCTCCTCTTCGTCTCTTCGTTTATCACCGGCATCGCCGTCGCCATTGCCGGGTCCATCGGGTTTATCGGCCTCATCACCCCCCACGTGATGCGGCTCATTGTAGGTCCCGATCACCGCATCCTCTTTCCGACCGCGATGGTGGCAGGCGGCATCTTCCTCCTCTGGGCCGACACGGTCACCCGGACGTTTATGGGGGACATGCCGGTCGGCGTCATCACCGCCTTCGTGGGTGCTCCGTTTTTCATCTTCCTCCTGCGCGGGAGGTCGAGAGTATGA